In a genomic window of Candidatus Competibacteraceae bacterium:
- a CDS encoding ABC transporter permease has protein sequence MLGDLPPYILPDPRAVARSLWHHSGSLFHHAGVTALEIVLGMVLGTLLGCGSALVLGYSRRARRWLLPALIASQAIPVFAIAPLLVLWLGYGMSSKIAMTMLVIYFPVTANFYDGLRHTQRGWLDLAQVMLPEQRRWAVLRHIAIPAALPALASGLRVAAAVAPIGAVLGEWVGSSAGLGYLMLHANSRMQVDLMFAALFVLAALAVGLYFLVDAGSKRLLPWHRPSPETETD, from the coding sequence ATGCTCGGCGACTTACCGCCCTACATCCTACCCGATCCGCGGGCGGTGGCGCGCAGTTTGTGGCATCATAGTGGATCATTGTTCCATCATGCTGGGGTTACAGCCCTGGAAATCGTCCTCGGCATGGTGCTGGGCACGCTGCTGGGCTGCGGCAGCGCGCTGGTTTTGGGTTATTCGCGGCGGGCGCGGCGCTGGTTGCTGCCGGCGCTGATCGCCTCCCAGGCCATTCCGGTGTTCGCCATCGCGCCGTTGCTGGTGCTGTGGCTGGGTTATGGCATGAGCTCCAAGATCGCCATGACGATGCTGGTTATTTATTTCCCGGTCACCGCCAATTTTTACGATGGCCTGCGCCATACCCAGCGCGGCTGGCTCGATCTGGCCCAGGTGATGTTGCCGGAACAGCGGCGCTGGGCGGTGCTGCGCCATATCGCCATCCCCGCCGCGCTGCCGGCGCTGGCGTCCGGCTTGCGGGTGGCGGCCGCCGTCGCGCCCATCGGCGCGGTGCTGGGCGAGTGGGTCGGCTCCAGCGCCGGCTTGGGCTATTTGATGCTGCACGCCAACAGTCGGATGCAGGTAGACTTGATGTTTGCCGCCCTATTCGTGCTAGCCGCGCTAGCGGTTGGGCTTTATTTTCTGGTGGATGCCGGCTCGAAACGCTTGTTGCCCTGGCATCGCCCTAGTCCCGAAACTGAAACCGACTGA
- a CDS encoding ABC transporter ATP-binding protein, with translation MTLSQPAIVASATPPPRLLAVSLRAARLVYGGMTLFDGLNLELSGGSFTCLLGPSGVGKSSLLRLLAGLTPPGASGELCGGDGRPLAARVAYMAQQDLLLPWLNVLQNVTLGGRLRGEPVDRTRALDLLRWVGLADAALARPDTLSGGMRQRVALARTLMEDRPVVLMDEPFSGLDALTRLRLQALAAELLAGKTVLLVTHDPLEALRLGEHILIMNGRPATLSALPDLPGTPPRDPGEPAVQAAYRAILRRLEAT, from the coding sequence ATGACGCTATCACAACCCGCGATTGTCGCCTCTGCAACGCCGCCTCCAAGGCTCCTGGCTGTCAGCTTGCGCGCCGCCCGGCTGGTTTATGGCGGAATGACGCTGTTCGACGGTTTGAATCTGGAATTGAGCGGTGGCAGCTTTACTTGTCTGCTCGGTCCGAGCGGCGTCGGCAAGAGCAGCCTGCTGCGGCTGCTGGCCGGCTTGACGCCCCCCGGCGCCAGCGGTGAACTGTGCGGCGGCGACGGCCGGCCGCTCGCCGCTCGGGTCGCTTACATGGCGCAGCAGGATTTACTGCTACCTTGGCTGAACGTTTTGCAGAACGTCACCCTCGGCGGTCGATTGCGCGGAGAACCGGTGGATCGGACGCGGGCGCTGGACTTGCTGAGGTGGGTCGGTTTGGCCGATGCAGCCCTGGCGCGTCCCGACACCTTGTCCGGTGGTATGCGCCAGCGGGTCGCGTTGGCGCGGACTCTGATGGAAGATCGCCCGGTGGTGCTGATGGACGAACCGTTTTCCGGTTTGGACGCCCTGACCCGGTTGCGCCTGCAAGCGCTGGCGGCCGAGCTGTTGGCCGGGAAGACCGTATTGCTGGTCACCCATGATCCGCTGGAGGCGCTGCGGTTGGGCGAGCATATTCTGATCATGAACGGCCGGCCGGCCACGCTGTCAGCGTTGCCCGATTTGCCCGGCACGCCGCCACGCGACCCCGGCGAGCCGGCGGTGCAGGCCGCCTATCGCGCCATTCTGCGCCGGCTGGAAGCGACGTGA